A stretch of Bos taurus isolate L1 Dominette 01449 registration number 42190680 breed Hereford chromosome 5, ARS-UCD2.0, whole genome shotgun sequence DNA encodes these proteins:
- the PHC1 gene encoding polyhomeotic-like protein 1 isoform X1 translates to METESEQNSNSTNGSSGSGGSSRPQIAQMSLYERQAVQALQALQRQPNAAQYFHQFMLQQQLSNAQLHSLAAVQQATIAASRQASSPNTSTAQQQTTTTQASINLATTSAAQLISRSQSVSSPSATTLTQSVLLGNTTSPPLNQSQAQMYLRPQLGNLLQVNRTLGRNVPLASQLILMPNGAVAAVQQEAPSAQSPGVHTDADQVQNLAVRNQQASAQGPQMQGSAQKAIPPGASPVSSLSQASSQALAVAQASSGASGQSLNLSQAGGGSGTSIPGSMGPGGGGQAPGGLGQLPSSGMGGGGSCPRKGTGVVQPLPAAQAVTVSQGSQTEAESAAAKKAEADGTGQQNVGMNLTRTATPAPSQTLISSATYTQIQPHSLIQQQQQIHLQQKQVVIQQQIAIHHQQQFPHRQSQLLHTATHLQLAQQQQQQQQQQQATTLTAPQPPPGPPTQPVPPSPSQQPAQTLVVQPMLQSSPLSLPPDPAPKPPIPIQSKPPAAPLKPPQLGAAKMSAAQQPPPHIPVQVVGTRQPGTAQAQALGLAQLAAAVPTSRGMPGTVPPGQAHLASSPPSSQAPGALQECPPTLASGMTLAPVQGTAHVVKGGATTSSPVVAQVPAAFYMQSVHLPGKPQTLAVKRKAESEEERDDVSTLSSMIPAKTSPVVESPKAMEEKGGLGEKAEPVTSANTNTLSSDIVALAPAPSAPPPSLAMVSRQMGDSKPPQAIVKPQILTHIIEGFVIQEGAEPFPVGCSQLLKESEKPLQTGLTTGLNENQSGGPLGGDSPSAELDKKANLLKCEYCGKYAPAEQFRGSKRFCSMTCAKRYNVSCSHQFRLKRKKMKEFQEANYARVRRRGPRRSSSDIARAKIQGKRHRGQEDSSRGSDNSSYDEALSPTSPGPLSVRAGHGERDLGNPNTAPPTPELHGINPVFLSSNPSRWSVEEVYEFIASLQGCQEIAEEFRSQEIDGQALLLLKEEHLMSAMNIKLGPALKICAKINVLKET, encoded by the exons ATGGAGACTGAGAGTGAACAGAACTCCAACTCCACCAATGGGAGTTCTGGCTCTGGGGGCAGCTCTCGGCCCCAGATCGCTCAAATGTCACTGTATGAACGGCAGGCTGTGCAG GCTCTGCAGGCACTGCAGCGTCAGCCCAACGCGGCTCAGTATTTCCACCAGTTCATGCTCCAGCAGCAGCTCAGCAATGCCCAGCTGCATAGCCTGGCTGCCGTCCAGCAG GCTACAATTGCTGCCAGTCGGCAGGCCAGCTCCCCAAACACCAGCACTGCACAGCAGCAGACCACCACCACCCAGGCCTCC ATCAATCTGGCCACCACATCGGCTGCCCAGCTCATCAGCCGGTCCCAGAGTGTGAGCTCTCCCAGTGCTACCACTTTGACCCAGTCTGTGCTACTGGGGAacaccacctccccacccctcaaCCAGTCCCAGGCCCAGATGTATCTACGG CCACAGCTGGGAAACCTATTGCAGGTAAACCGGACCCTGGGCCGGAATGTGCCTCTAGCCTCCCAACTCATCCTGATGCCTAACGGGGCAGTGGCTGCAGTCCAGCAGGAGGCGCCATCTGCTCAGTCTCCTGGAGTCCACACAGATGCTGATCAG GTGCAGAACTTGGCCGTCAGGAACCAGCAGGCCTCTGCCCAAGGACCCCAAATGCAAGGCTCTGCCCAGAAGGCCATccctcctggggcctcccctgtCTCCAGCCTCTCCCAGGCCTCTAGCCAGGCCCTTGCGGTGGCTCAGGCTTCCTCTGGGGCCTCAGGCCAGTCCCTCAACCTCAGTCAAGCTGGTGGAGGCAGTGGGACTAGCATCCCAGGGTCCATGGGTCCTGGAGGAGGCGGCCAGGCTCCTGGGGGCTTGGGGCAGTTACCTTCCTCAGGAATGGGTGGTGGTGGGAGCTGCCCCAGGAAGGGCACTGGAGTGGTGCAGCCCTTGCCTGCAGCCCAGGCAGTGACCGTGAGTCAGGGCAGCCAGACAGAAGCAGAAAGCGCAGCAGCCAAGAAAGCAGAAGCAGACGGAACTGGTCAGCAGAACGTGGGCATGAATCTCACCCGGACCGCCACTCCTGCTCCCAGCCAGACCCTCATTAGCTCAG CCACCTACACGCAGATCCAGCCCCACTCCctgattcagcagcagcagcagatccacCTCCAGCAGAAGCAGGTGGTGATCCAGCAGCAGATCGCCATCCACCACCAGCAGCAGTTCCCGCACCGCCAGTCCCAGCTTCTGCACACAGCCACGCACCTCCAGctggcccagcagcagcagcagcagcagcagcaacagcaggccACCACCCTCACTGCCCCGCAGCCTCCGCCGGGTCCCCCGACCCAGCCGGTCCCGCCGTCCCCATCCCAGCAGCCAGCCCAGACCCTGGTCGTCCAGCCCATGCTGCAGTCTTCACCGCTGTCCCTGCCGCCGGACCCCGCCCCCAAGCCCCCTATTCCCATCCAGTCCAAACCGCCGGCAGCCCCCCTCAAGCCCCCTCAGCTAGGGGCTGCCAAGATGTCTGCCGCccagcagcccccaccccacatcCCTGTGCAGGTGGTGGGCACCCGGCAGCCAGGTACAGCCCAGGCCCAGGCTTTGGGGCTGGCCCAGCTGGCAGCTGCAGTCCCCACTTCCCGGGGGATGCCAGGCACAGTGCCGCCAGGCCAGGCCCACTTGGCCTCCTCGCCGCCTTCATCCCAGGCCCCCGGTGCGCTGCAGGAGTGCCCACCCACGTTGGCCTCAGGGATGACCCTGGCCCCTGTGCAGGGGACGGCGCATGTGGTGAAGGGAGGGGCGACCACCTCCTCACCGGTGGTCGCGCAGGTCCCTGCCGCCTTCTACATGCAGTCTGTGCACCTGCCG GGCAAACCCCAGACACTGGCTGTAAAGCGCAAGGCTGAGTCTGAGGAGGAGCGAGATGATGTCTCCACACTGAGTTCAATGATTCCCGCGAAGACATCGCCAGTGGTAGAGAGCCCAAAGGCCATGGAGGAGAAGGGTGGTCTTGGAG AGAAAGCTGAGCCAGTGACCAGCGCGAACACTAACACCCTGAGCAGTGACATTGTAGCTTTGGCTCCTGCCCCATCAGCGCCCCCTCCTTCGCTGGCCATGGTGTCCAGACAGATGGGTGACTCCAAGCCCCCCCAGGCCATTGTGAAGCCCCAGATCCTCACTCACATCATTGAAGGCTTCGTTATCCAGGAAGGAGCAGAGCCTTTCCCG GTGGGCTGTTCTCAGTTATTGAAAGAGTCTGAGAAGCCCCTGCAGACTGGCCTCACCACAGGACTGAATGAGAATCAGTCGGGTGGTCCCTTGGGTGGGGACAGCCCATCTGCTG AGCTAGATAAGAAGGCAAACCTCCTCAAGTGCGAGTACTGTGGGAAGTACGCCCCCGCCGAGCAATTCCGCGGCTCCAAGAGATTCTGCTCCATGACTTGTGCTAAGAG GTATAATGTGAGCTGTAGCCACCAATTCCggctgaagaggaaaaaaatgaaagaatttcagGAAGCCAACTATGCCCGTGTTCGCAGGCGCGGACCCCGCCGCAGCTCCTCGGACATCGCCCGTGCCAAGATCCAGGGCAAGCGCCACCGA GGTCAAGAGGACTCTAGCCGGGGTTCAGATAATTCCAGTTACGATGAAGCACTCTCTCCAACATCTCCTGGGCCTTTATCCGTGAGAGCAGGGCATGGAGAACGTGATCTGGGGAATCCcaacacagctccacccaccccAGAATTACATGGCATCAACCCTGTGTTCCTATCCAGTAATCCTAGCCGCTGGAGCGTAGAGGAAGTCTATGAGTTCATTGCTTCTCTACAAG GCTGCCAAGAGATTGCAGAAGAGTTTCGTTCCCAGGAGATCGATGGACAGGCCCTCTTATTACTTAAAGAGGAACATCTCATGAGTGCCATGAACATCAAGCTGGGTCCTGCCCTCAAGATCTGTGCTAAGATAAATGTCCTCAAGGAGACCTAA
- the PHC1 gene encoding polyhomeotic-like protein 1 isoform X4, whose translation METESEQNSNSTNGSSGSGGSSRPQIAQMSLYERQAVQALQALQRQPNAAQYFHQFMLQQQLSNAQLHSLAAVQQATIAASRQASSPNTSTAQQQTTTTQASVQNLAVRNQQASAQGPQMQGSAQKAIPPGASPVSSLSQASSQALAVAQASSGASGQSLNLSQAGGGSGTSIPGSMGPGGGGQAPGGLGQLPSSGMGGGGSCPRKGTGVVQPLPAAQAVTVSQGSQTEAESAAAKKAEADGTGQQNVGMNLTRTATPAPSQTLISSATYTQIQPHSLIQQQQQIHLQQKQVVIQQQIAIHHQQQFPHRQSQLLHTATHLQLAQQQQQQQQQQQATTLTAPQPPPGPPTQPVPPSPSQQPAQTLVVQPMLQSSPLSLPPDPAPKPPIPIQSKPPAAPLKPPQLGAAKMSAAQQPPPHIPVQVVGTRQPGTAQAQALGLAQLAAAVPTSRGMPGTVPPGQAHLASSPPSSQAPGALQECPPTLASGMTLAPVQGTAHVVKGGATTSSPVVAQVPAAFYMQSVHLPGKPQTLAVKRKAESEEERDDVSTLSSMIPAKTSPVVESPKAMEEKGGLGEKAEPVTSANTNTLSSDIVALAPAPSAPPPSLAMVSRQMGDSKPPQAIVKPQILTHIIEGFVIQEGAEPFPVGCSQLLKESEKPLQTGLTTGLNENQSGGPLGGDSPSAELDKKANLLKCEYCGKYAPAEQFRGSKRFCSMTCAKRYNVSCSHQFRLKRKKMKEFQEANYARVRRRGPRRSSSDIARAKIQGKRHRGQEDSSRGSDNSSYDEALSPTSPGPLSVRAGHGERDLGNPNTAPPTPELHGINPVFLSSNPSRWSVEEVYEFIASLQGCQEIAEEFRSQEIDGQALLLLKEEHLMSAMNIKLGPALKICAKINVLKET comes from the exons ATGGAGACTGAGAGTGAACAGAACTCCAACTCCACCAATGGGAGTTCTGGCTCTGGGGGCAGCTCTCGGCCCCAGATCGCTCAAATGTCACTGTATGAACGGCAGGCTGTGCAG GCTCTGCAGGCACTGCAGCGTCAGCCCAACGCGGCTCAGTATTTCCACCAGTTCATGCTCCAGCAGCAGCTCAGCAATGCCCAGCTGCATAGCCTGGCTGCCGTCCAGCAG GCTACAATTGCTGCCAGTCGGCAGGCCAGCTCCCCAAACACCAGCACTGCACAGCAGCAGACCACCACCACCCAGGCCTCC GTGCAGAACTTGGCCGTCAGGAACCAGCAGGCCTCTGCCCAAGGACCCCAAATGCAAGGCTCTGCCCAGAAGGCCATccctcctggggcctcccctgtCTCCAGCCTCTCCCAGGCCTCTAGCCAGGCCCTTGCGGTGGCTCAGGCTTCCTCTGGGGCCTCAGGCCAGTCCCTCAACCTCAGTCAAGCTGGTGGAGGCAGTGGGACTAGCATCCCAGGGTCCATGGGTCCTGGAGGAGGCGGCCAGGCTCCTGGGGGCTTGGGGCAGTTACCTTCCTCAGGAATGGGTGGTGGTGGGAGCTGCCCCAGGAAGGGCACTGGAGTGGTGCAGCCCTTGCCTGCAGCCCAGGCAGTGACCGTGAGTCAGGGCAGCCAGACAGAAGCAGAAAGCGCAGCAGCCAAGAAAGCAGAAGCAGACGGAACTGGTCAGCAGAACGTGGGCATGAATCTCACCCGGACCGCCACTCCTGCTCCCAGCCAGACCCTCATTAGCTCAG CCACCTACACGCAGATCCAGCCCCACTCCctgattcagcagcagcagcagatccacCTCCAGCAGAAGCAGGTGGTGATCCAGCAGCAGATCGCCATCCACCACCAGCAGCAGTTCCCGCACCGCCAGTCCCAGCTTCTGCACACAGCCACGCACCTCCAGctggcccagcagcagcagcagcagcagcagcaacagcaggccACCACCCTCACTGCCCCGCAGCCTCCGCCGGGTCCCCCGACCCAGCCGGTCCCGCCGTCCCCATCCCAGCAGCCAGCCCAGACCCTGGTCGTCCAGCCCATGCTGCAGTCTTCACCGCTGTCCCTGCCGCCGGACCCCGCCCCCAAGCCCCCTATTCCCATCCAGTCCAAACCGCCGGCAGCCCCCCTCAAGCCCCCTCAGCTAGGGGCTGCCAAGATGTCTGCCGCccagcagcccccaccccacatcCCTGTGCAGGTGGTGGGCACCCGGCAGCCAGGTACAGCCCAGGCCCAGGCTTTGGGGCTGGCCCAGCTGGCAGCTGCAGTCCCCACTTCCCGGGGGATGCCAGGCACAGTGCCGCCAGGCCAGGCCCACTTGGCCTCCTCGCCGCCTTCATCCCAGGCCCCCGGTGCGCTGCAGGAGTGCCCACCCACGTTGGCCTCAGGGATGACCCTGGCCCCTGTGCAGGGGACGGCGCATGTGGTGAAGGGAGGGGCGACCACCTCCTCACCGGTGGTCGCGCAGGTCCCTGCCGCCTTCTACATGCAGTCTGTGCACCTGCCG GGCAAACCCCAGACACTGGCTGTAAAGCGCAAGGCTGAGTCTGAGGAGGAGCGAGATGATGTCTCCACACTGAGTTCAATGATTCCCGCGAAGACATCGCCAGTGGTAGAGAGCCCAAAGGCCATGGAGGAGAAGGGTGGTCTTGGAG AGAAAGCTGAGCCAGTGACCAGCGCGAACACTAACACCCTGAGCAGTGACATTGTAGCTTTGGCTCCTGCCCCATCAGCGCCCCCTCCTTCGCTGGCCATGGTGTCCAGACAGATGGGTGACTCCAAGCCCCCCCAGGCCATTGTGAAGCCCCAGATCCTCACTCACATCATTGAAGGCTTCGTTATCCAGGAAGGAGCAGAGCCTTTCCCG GTGGGCTGTTCTCAGTTATTGAAAGAGTCTGAGAAGCCCCTGCAGACTGGCCTCACCACAGGACTGAATGAGAATCAGTCGGGTGGTCCCTTGGGTGGGGACAGCCCATCTGCTG AGCTAGATAAGAAGGCAAACCTCCTCAAGTGCGAGTACTGTGGGAAGTACGCCCCCGCCGAGCAATTCCGCGGCTCCAAGAGATTCTGCTCCATGACTTGTGCTAAGAG GTATAATGTGAGCTGTAGCCACCAATTCCggctgaagaggaaaaaaatgaaagaatttcagGAAGCCAACTATGCCCGTGTTCGCAGGCGCGGACCCCGCCGCAGCTCCTCGGACATCGCCCGTGCCAAGATCCAGGGCAAGCGCCACCGA GGTCAAGAGGACTCTAGCCGGGGTTCAGATAATTCCAGTTACGATGAAGCACTCTCTCCAACATCTCCTGGGCCTTTATCCGTGAGAGCAGGGCATGGAGAACGTGATCTGGGGAATCCcaacacagctccacccaccccAGAATTACATGGCATCAACCCTGTGTTCCTATCCAGTAATCCTAGCCGCTGGAGCGTAGAGGAAGTCTATGAGTTCATTGCTTCTCTACAAG GCTGCCAAGAGATTGCAGAAGAGTTTCGTTCCCAGGAGATCGATGGACAGGCCCTCTTATTACTTAAAGAGGAACATCTCATGAGTGCCATGAACATCAAGCTGGGTCCTGCCCTCAAGATCTGTGCTAAGATAAATGTCCTCAAGGAGACCTAA
- the PHC1 gene encoding polyhomeotic-like protein 1 isoform X3, whose product METESEQNSNSTNGSSGSGGSSRPQIAQMSLYERQAVQALQALQRQPNAAQYFHQFMLQQQLSNAQLHSLAAVQQATIAASRQASSPNTSTAQQQTTTTQASVNRTLGRNVPLASQLILMPNGAVAAVQQEAPSAQSPGVHTDADQVQNLAVRNQQASAQGPQMQGSAQKAIPPGASPVSSLSQASSQALAVAQASSGASGQSLNLSQAGGGSGTSIPGSMGPGGGGQAPGGLGQLPSSGMGGGGSCPRKGTGVVQPLPAAQAVTVSQGSQTEAESAAAKKAEADGTGQQNVGMNLTRTATPAPSQTLISSATYTQIQPHSLIQQQQQIHLQQKQVVIQQQIAIHHQQQFPHRQSQLLHTATHLQLAQQQQQQQQQQQATTLTAPQPPPGPPTQPVPPSPSQQPAQTLVVQPMLQSSPLSLPPDPAPKPPIPIQSKPPAAPLKPPQLGAAKMSAAQQPPPHIPVQVVGTRQPGTAQAQALGLAQLAAAVPTSRGMPGTVPPGQAHLASSPPSSQAPGALQECPPTLASGMTLAPVQGTAHVVKGGATTSSPVVAQVPAAFYMQSVHLPGKPQTLAVKRKAESEEERDDVSTLSSMIPAKTSPVVESPKAMEEKGGLGEKAEPVTSANTNTLSSDIVALAPAPSAPPPSLAMVSRQMGDSKPPQAIVKPQILTHIIEGFVIQEGAEPFPVGCSQLLKESEKPLQTGLTTGLNENQSGGPLGGDSPSAELDKKANLLKCEYCGKYAPAEQFRGSKRFCSMTCAKRYNVSCSHQFRLKRKKMKEFQEANYARVRRRGPRRSSSDIARAKIQGKRHRGQEDSSRGSDNSSYDEALSPTSPGPLSVRAGHGERDLGNPNTAPPTPELHGINPVFLSSNPSRWSVEEVYEFIASLQGCQEIAEEFRSQEIDGQALLLLKEEHLMSAMNIKLGPALKICAKINVLKET is encoded by the exons ATGGAGACTGAGAGTGAACAGAACTCCAACTCCACCAATGGGAGTTCTGGCTCTGGGGGCAGCTCTCGGCCCCAGATCGCTCAAATGTCACTGTATGAACGGCAGGCTGTGCAG GCTCTGCAGGCACTGCAGCGTCAGCCCAACGCGGCTCAGTATTTCCACCAGTTCATGCTCCAGCAGCAGCTCAGCAATGCCCAGCTGCATAGCCTGGCTGCCGTCCAGCAG GCTACAATTGCTGCCAGTCGGCAGGCCAGCTCCCCAAACACCAGCACTGCACAGCAGCAGACCACCACCACCCAGGCCTCC GTAAACCGGACCCTGGGCCGGAATGTGCCTCTAGCCTCCCAACTCATCCTGATGCCTAACGGGGCAGTGGCTGCAGTCCAGCAGGAGGCGCCATCTGCTCAGTCTCCTGGAGTCCACACAGATGCTGATCAG GTGCAGAACTTGGCCGTCAGGAACCAGCAGGCCTCTGCCCAAGGACCCCAAATGCAAGGCTCTGCCCAGAAGGCCATccctcctggggcctcccctgtCTCCAGCCTCTCCCAGGCCTCTAGCCAGGCCCTTGCGGTGGCTCAGGCTTCCTCTGGGGCCTCAGGCCAGTCCCTCAACCTCAGTCAAGCTGGTGGAGGCAGTGGGACTAGCATCCCAGGGTCCATGGGTCCTGGAGGAGGCGGCCAGGCTCCTGGGGGCTTGGGGCAGTTACCTTCCTCAGGAATGGGTGGTGGTGGGAGCTGCCCCAGGAAGGGCACTGGAGTGGTGCAGCCCTTGCCTGCAGCCCAGGCAGTGACCGTGAGTCAGGGCAGCCAGACAGAAGCAGAAAGCGCAGCAGCCAAGAAAGCAGAAGCAGACGGAACTGGTCAGCAGAACGTGGGCATGAATCTCACCCGGACCGCCACTCCTGCTCCCAGCCAGACCCTCATTAGCTCAG CCACCTACACGCAGATCCAGCCCCACTCCctgattcagcagcagcagcagatccacCTCCAGCAGAAGCAGGTGGTGATCCAGCAGCAGATCGCCATCCACCACCAGCAGCAGTTCCCGCACCGCCAGTCCCAGCTTCTGCACACAGCCACGCACCTCCAGctggcccagcagcagcagcagcagcagcagcaacagcaggccACCACCCTCACTGCCCCGCAGCCTCCGCCGGGTCCCCCGACCCAGCCGGTCCCGCCGTCCCCATCCCAGCAGCCAGCCCAGACCCTGGTCGTCCAGCCCATGCTGCAGTCTTCACCGCTGTCCCTGCCGCCGGACCCCGCCCCCAAGCCCCCTATTCCCATCCAGTCCAAACCGCCGGCAGCCCCCCTCAAGCCCCCTCAGCTAGGGGCTGCCAAGATGTCTGCCGCccagcagcccccaccccacatcCCTGTGCAGGTGGTGGGCACCCGGCAGCCAGGTACAGCCCAGGCCCAGGCTTTGGGGCTGGCCCAGCTGGCAGCTGCAGTCCCCACTTCCCGGGGGATGCCAGGCACAGTGCCGCCAGGCCAGGCCCACTTGGCCTCCTCGCCGCCTTCATCCCAGGCCCCCGGTGCGCTGCAGGAGTGCCCACCCACGTTGGCCTCAGGGATGACCCTGGCCCCTGTGCAGGGGACGGCGCATGTGGTGAAGGGAGGGGCGACCACCTCCTCACCGGTGGTCGCGCAGGTCCCTGCCGCCTTCTACATGCAGTCTGTGCACCTGCCG GGCAAACCCCAGACACTGGCTGTAAAGCGCAAGGCTGAGTCTGAGGAGGAGCGAGATGATGTCTCCACACTGAGTTCAATGATTCCCGCGAAGACATCGCCAGTGGTAGAGAGCCCAAAGGCCATGGAGGAGAAGGGTGGTCTTGGAG AGAAAGCTGAGCCAGTGACCAGCGCGAACACTAACACCCTGAGCAGTGACATTGTAGCTTTGGCTCCTGCCCCATCAGCGCCCCCTCCTTCGCTGGCCATGGTGTCCAGACAGATGGGTGACTCCAAGCCCCCCCAGGCCATTGTGAAGCCCCAGATCCTCACTCACATCATTGAAGGCTTCGTTATCCAGGAAGGAGCAGAGCCTTTCCCG GTGGGCTGTTCTCAGTTATTGAAAGAGTCTGAGAAGCCCCTGCAGACTGGCCTCACCACAGGACTGAATGAGAATCAGTCGGGTGGTCCCTTGGGTGGGGACAGCCCATCTGCTG AGCTAGATAAGAAGGCAAACCTCCTCAAGTGCGAGTACTGTGGGAAGTACGCCCCCGCCGAGCAATTCCGCGGCTCCAAGAGATTCTGCTCCATGACTTGTGCTAAGAG GTATAATGTGAGCTGTAGCCACCAATTCCggctgaagaggaaaaaaatgaaagaatttcagGAAGCCAACTATGCCCGTGTTCGCAGGCGCGGACCCCGCCGCAGCTCCTCGGACATCGCCCGTGCCAAGATCCAGGGCAAGCGCCACCGA GGTCAAGAGGACTCTAGCCGGGGTTCAGATAATTCCAGTTACGATGAAGCACTCTCTCCAACATCTCCTGGGCCTTTATCCGTGAGAGCAGGGCATGGAGAACGTGATCTGGGGAATCCcaacacagctccacccaccccAGAATTACATGGCATCAACCCTGTGTTCCTATCCAGTAATCCTAGCCGCTGGAGCGTAGAGGAAGTCTATGAGTTCATTGCTTCTCTACAAG GCTGCCAAGAGATTGCAGAAGAGTTTCGTTCCCAGGAGATCGATGGACAGGCCCTCTTATTACTTAAAGAGGAACATCTCATGAGTGCCATGAACATCAAGCTGGGTCCTGCCCTCAAGATCTGTGCTAAGATAAATGTCCTCAAGGAGACCTAA